A genomic segment from Streptomyces sp. NBC_00459 encodes:
- a CDS encoding GNAT family N-acetyltransferase: protein MRDYCIRTATSGDLDGARAVMLDTVYRDFGTGYVPRWHGDIVDPASAYLASARHTLLVAVDERDASVVATAALDSRGPLHPPNPRRLAERYPSDVTAQLRRVYVRPEHRRRGLARRLVAELLAFAAADGGYRAVYLHTDPAVAGAEGFWRSLGKVVHDEREDAGGGQSVVHFEVPLTR, encoded by the coding sequence GTGCGTGACTACTGCATCAGGACGGCGACTTCCGGTGATCTCGACGGCGCGCGAGCCGTCATGCTCGACACCGTCTATCGCGACTTCGGGACGGGCTATGTGCCGCGCTGGCACGGTGACATCGTCGACCCGGCGTCCGCCTATCTCGCTTCCGCCCGCCACACCCTCCTGGTCGCGGTCGACGAGCGCGACGCGAGCGTCGTGGCCACCGCCGCCCTCGACTCGCGCGGCCCGCTCCATCCGCCGAATCCGCGCCGGCTCGCCGAGCGCTATCCCTCGGATGTCACCGCGCAGTTGCGTCGGGTGTACGTCCGTCCCGAGCACCGCAGGCGCGGTCTGGCCCGGCGGCTCGTGGCGGAACTGCTGGCCTTCGCGGCGGCCGATGGCGGCTATCGCGCCGTCTATCTGCACACGGATCCGGCGGTGGCCGGCGCCGAGGGGTTCTGGCGGTCTCTGGGCAAGGTCGTGCACGACGAGCGCGAGGACGCGGGCGGCGGGCAGAGTGTCGTGCACTTCGAGGTCCCGCTGACGCGGTGA
- a CDS encoding ABC transporter substrate-binding protein has product MRTPRRRRLLVGLLLSPLLTGCFASGGDDSESSSDAGSGSRLRVALAFPPAENLSPYGADATLLSRLGVTEGLTALDANGSAAPALAESWTREDDRTWLFTLREATFQDGSDVTADTVAAALTRATRAEPEPAALTGVTLTAKAAGDGRISVTTAEPDPVLPLRLSSPGLAVLAPKAFAKKGAVDPVGTATGPFELTKTSGSTAATLDRFDDYWGGRAQAAGIDARFIADGTARANALRTGQVDIAEAIPVAQAASLDKATRRETATARTTSLHLNTRTGVFKDARLRAAARAAVDTSALADGVYEGHADAGQGIYGPALTWAEGKRVQPAGRAKAAAPKGVSVTLATYDNRPELPEAAQVLKQQLEKAGFRVKLEVREYSRLESDALAGKFDALVAARNTMLDSGDPVSVLASDYTCDGGYNLSLLCDKKVDQAVAKAEGIEDTAERQDAAMTAEALILGDDAVVPLVHQRIITGVDADVQGVLLDPYERTLVGTGTRR; this is encoded by the coding sequence ATGCGCACCCCCCGCCGTCGCCGACTGCTTGTCGGACTGCTGCTCTCCCCGCTGCTCACCGGTTGCTTCGCCTCCGGCGGCGACGACAGCGAATCCTCGTCGGACGCCGGGTCCGGCTCCCGGCTGCGGGTCGCGCTCGCCTTCCCGCCCGCCGAGAACCTCTCCCCGTACGGCGCCGACGCGACCCTCCTCAGCCGCCTCGGCGTCACCGAGGGTCTGACCGCCCTGGACGCCAACGGCTCCGCCGCTCCCGCGCTCGCCGAGTCGTGGACCCGCGAGGACGACCGCACCTGGCTGTTCACGCTGCGGGAGGCCACCTTCCAGGACGGCTCCGACGTCACCGCGGACACCGTCGCAGCGGCCCTCACCCGTGCCACCCGGGCCGAGCCCGAGCCCGCCGCCCTCACCGGCGTCACCCTCACGGCGAAGGCCGCGGGCGACGGACGAATATCCGTCACCACCGCGGAGCCCGACCCCGTGCTCCCACTGCGTCTCTCCAGCCCCGGCCTCGCCGTGCTCGCGCCCAAGGCGTTCGCGAAGAAGGGCGCCGTCGACCCGGTCGGCACCGCCACCGGGCCCTTCGAGCTGACGAAGACCAGCGGCTCCACCGCGGCCACCCTCGACCGCTTCGACGACTACTGGGGCGGACGCGCCCAGGCCGCCGGGATCGACGCGCGGTTCATCGCCGACGGCACCGCCCGAGCCAACGCCCTGCGCACCGGCCAGGTCGACATCGCGGAGGCGATCCCCGTCGCCCAGGCCGCCTCGCTCGACAAGGCGACCCGCCGTGAGACCGCCACGGCCCGCACCACCTCCCTGCACCTCAACACCAGGACCGGCGTGTTCAAGGACGCCAGGCTGCGGGCCGCCGCCCGAGCCGCCGTCGACACCTCCGCGCTCGCCGACGGTGTCTACGAAGGCCACGCCGACGCCGGCCAGGGCATCTACGGTCCGGCGCTCACCTGGGCCGAGGGCAAGCGCGTCCAGCCCGCCGGACGCGCGAAGGCGGCGGCGCCCAAGGGTGTGTCCGTAACCCTCGCCACGTACGACAACCGGCCCGAACTCCCGGAAGCCGCACAGGTGTTGAAGCAGCAGCTGGAGAAGGCCGGGTTCAGGGTGAAGCTGGAGGTGCGGGAGTACTCGCGCCTCGAAAGCGACGCGCTGGCCGGGAAGTTCGATGCCCTGGTCGCCGCCCGCAACACCATGCTCGACTCCGGCGACCCCGTCTCCGTCCTCGCCAGCGACTACACCTGCGACGGCGGCTACAACCTCTCCCTGCTCTGCGACAAGAAGGTCGACCAGGCGGTCGCCAAGGCCGAGGGCATCGAGGACACCGCCGAGCGGCAGGACGCGGCCATGACGGCCGAGGCGCTGATCCTCGGCGACGACGCCGTCGTCCCGCTGGTCCACCAGCGGATCATCACCGGCGTCGACGCCGACGTACAGGGCGTGCTCCTCGATCCGTACGAGCGCACGCTGGTCGGTACCGGAACGCGGCGCTGA
- a CDS encoding ABC transporter permease subunit, with translation MRGRAGTLLWRALLAALLVCGIGLLPWLTRTDPAFTVLKARSAEREATPAVLADIRAQLGLEAGPLRLLGDWLGRLPRGDAGRSWISGSEVMPDVLQALGASLLLMAVALAIAFLVAALVCARTLRGGGRRRGGGSGSAMVAALPEFLTASVLATVVGVQLGWLPALGWYGLQWTILPGLALGLPAGALLGRLLDDSLPGAFAEPWALAAAARGIPARRIASQAVRRCLPALLPNAGLFVVGLTGGSVAVEQIFDIPGLGRTALQAAIAQDLPVLQASTLALVLLATLAAGATRVMARLLIGPALRDGGLSSLHRPAPPAGRTPPLLYAGALLGVVALGLPRDPLALDTRARLQPPSWAHPFGTDALGRDVLARVGHGALDTLLLATAISAAALLIGLLLGLVPRLSGPLVDTVNAIPPVLAALLVTAVVGSGGATPALAVTAVAWAPLAAHTAALLRQERATLHVEATRGLGADRWYVLRHELLPAALPPVTRHALLRLPSVALALAALGFLGLGAQPPSPEWGLLLAENQPYAERAPWAVLAPAAVLALLGALAVTAAGVTVRRPRTAARAGQPLPESRELAFQ, from the coding sequence GTGCGGGGTCGTGCGGGCACGCTCCTGTGGCGTGCCCTGCTCGCCGCGCTCCTCGTGTGCGGGATCGGTCTGCTGCCCTGGCTGACCCGCACCGACCCGGCGTTCACCGTGCTCAAGGCCCGGTCCGCGGAGCGCGAGGCCACCCCGGCCGTGCTGGCCGACATCCGGGCCCAACTCGGCCTCGAAGCGGGGCCGTTGCGGCTGCTCGGGGACTGGCTCGGCAGGCTGCCGCGCGGCGACGCCGGGCGGTCCTGGATCTCCGGATCCGAGGTCATGCCCGATGTCCTGCAGGCGCTCGGCGCCTCGCTGCTGCTGATGGCCGTGGCCCTGGCCATCGCCTTTCTCGTCGCAGCCCTGGTGTGCGCGCGGACCTTGCGCGGCGGCGGGCGGCGGCGTGGCGGCGGCAGCGGGTCGGCGATGGTCGCCGCGCTGCCGGAGTTCCTCACCGCCTCCGTGCTGGCCACCGTCGTCGGCGTCCAGCTCGGCTGGCTGCCCGCCCTCGGCTGGTACGGACTCCAGTGGACGATCCTGCCCGGACTGGCCCTCGGCCTGCCCGCCGGTGCGCTGCTCGGACGGCTCCTCGACGATTCTCTGCCCGGCGCCTTCGCCGAGCCCTGGGCGCTGGCCGCCGCCGCACGCGGCATCCCGGCCCGGCGGATCGCGAGCCAGGCCGTGCGGCGCTGTCTGCCCGCACTGCTTCCGAACGCCGGGCTGTTCGTCGTCGGGCTGACCGGGGGTTCGGTCGCCGTCGAGCAGATCTTCGACATCCCGGGCCTCGGCCGCACCGCCCTCCAGGCCGCCATCGCCCAGGACCTGCCCGTCCTCCAGGCGAGCACTCTCGCCCTCGTCCTGCTCGCGACCCTCGCGGCGGGCGCGACCCGGGTCATGGCCCGGCTGCTCATCGGCCCCGCCCTGCGCGACGGCGGCCTCTCCTCCCTGCACCGGCCCGCGCCGCCCGCCGGCCGCACCCCGCCCCTGCTGTACGCCGGTGCGCTGCTCGGCGTCGTCGCCCTCGGGCTGCCGCGCGACCCCCTCGCGCTGGACACCCGGGCCCGGCTCCAACCCCCCTCCTGGGCCCACCCGTTCGGCACGGACGCCCTCGGCCGTGACGTGCTCGCCCGGGTCGGGCACGGCGCCCTCGACACGCTGCTGCTCGCCACCGCGATCAGCGCCGCCGCCCTGCTGATCGGGCTGCTGCTCGGGCTGGTGCCCCGGCTGTCCGGACCGCTCGTCGACACCGTCAACGCGATACCGCCCGTACTCGCCGCGCTGCTGGTCACGGCGGTCGTGGGCAGCGGCGGCGCCACCCCCGCGCTCGCCGTGACCGCCGTCGCCTGGGCGCCGCTGGCCGCGCACACCGCCGCCCTGCTGCGCCAGGAACGCGCCACCCTCCATGTCGAGGCCACCCGGGGCCTGGGCGCCGACCGCTGGTACGTCCTGCGGCACGAACTCCTGCCCGCCGCGCTGCCCCCGGTCACCCGGCACGCCCTGCTGCGGCTGCCCAGTGTCGCCCTCGCCCTGGCCGCCCTCGGCTTCCTGGGCCTCGGCGCCCAACCGCCGTCCCCGGAATGGGGGTTGCTCCTCGCCGAGAACCAGCCGTACGCCGAACGCGCCCCCTGGGCTGTCCTCGCCCCCGCCGCCGTACTCGCCCTGCTCGGCGCCCTGGCCGTGACCGCGGCGGGCGTCACGGTCCGGCGACCCCGGACGGCGGCGCGAGCAGGCCAACCGCTTCCGGAATCGAGAGAGTTGGCATTCCAGTGA
- a CDS encoding MDR family MFS transporter, with product MRLSPLLRLLILTQLAFNIGFFAVLPFLSEHLGQTIGMAGWLVGFVLGLRTFSQQGLFVVGGALADRYGIRPVVLAGCALRIAGFAWLGHADSTATVIGAVLLIGFAAALFSPAVESEVARQAVVWEERGNGSRTRVLALFTVAGQAGAFVGPLLGGLLLAVDFRVVCLAGAGTFVLVLAGHAWLLPQHIPGRERIRAKGGVRVLLRNRRFLALCSAYGAYLLAYNQLYLALPAEVERATGSQTALAWLFALSSLLVVTAQLPVTRWVGDRLALRRSMVAGMLLISAGFAVVALARPAGWTGTAGLLPAAGFVVLLTFGQMLVAPVARAWVPDLAEDGRLGLYTGALSSVSGLIVLVGSSLTGTLLDTGLPAAVPWLVLAAVPLGAIVVLPRRA from the coding sequence ATGCGACTGTCGCCGCTGCTGCGGCTGCTGATCCTGACCCAACTCGCCTTCAACATCGGCTTCTTCGCCGTACTGCCCTTCCTCTCCGAACACCTGGGGCAGACGATCGGCATGGCGGGGTGGCTCGTCGGTTTCGTCCTGGGCCTGCGCACCTTCAGTCAGCAGGGGCTGTTCGTCGTCGGCGGCGCGCTCGCCGACCGGTACGGCATCCGACCCGTGGTGCTAGCGGGCTGTGCCCTGCGCATCGCCGGCTTCGCCTGGCTCGGCCACGCAGACTCCACCGCGACCGTCATCGGCGCCGTTCTCCTCATCGGCTTCGCCGCCGCGCTGTTCTCGCCCGCCGTCGAGTCCGAGGTGGCCCGGCAGGCGGTGGTCTGGGAGGAGAGAGGAAACGGCTCGCGCACCCGGGTCCTCGCGCTCTTCACCGTCGCCGGACAGGCGGGCGCCTTCGTCGGGCCGCTCCTGGGCGGACTGCTGCTGGCCGTCGACTTCCGGGTCGTCTGCCTCGCGGGCGCCGGGACCTTCGTCCTCGTCCTCGCCGGACACGCCTGGCTGCTCCCGCAGCACATACCCGGCCGGGAGCGCATACGCGCGAAAGGGGGCGTGCGCGTACTGCTGCGCAACCGTCGATTTCTGGCACTCTGTTCGGCCTACGGCGCCTATCTGCTCGCGTACAACCAGCTCTATCTGGCGCTGCCCGCCGAGGTGGAGCGCGCGACCGGCTCGCAGACCGCGCTGGCCTGGCTGTTCGCCCTTTCCTCGCTGCTCGTCGTGACCGCCCAGCTGCCGGTCACCCGCTGGGTCGGCGACCGGCTCGCCCTGCGCCGCTCGATGGTCGCCGGGATGCTGCTGATCTCCGCCGGGTTCGCGGTCGTGGCGCTGGCCAGGCCCGCAGGGTGGACCGGCACGGCCGGGCTGCTGCCCGCCGCCGGCTTCGTCGTACTGCTCACCTTCGGCCAGATGCTGGTCGCCCCCGTGGCCCGCGCCTGGGTTCCCGACCTCGCCGAGGACGGCCGGCTCGGCCTCTACACCGGCGCTCTCTCGTCGGTTTCCGGCCTGATCGTGCTGGTCGGCAGCTCGCTGACCGGCACCCTTCTCGACACCGGACTGCCCGCGGCGGTGCCCTGGCTGGTACTGGCCGCCGTACCTCTCGGGGCGATCGTGGTGCTCCCTCGCCGGGCCTGA
- a CDS encoding UTP--glucose-1-phosphate uridylyltransferase encodes MATIRRAVIPAAGLGSRLLPLTKATPKEMLPVGDKPVIEHTVRELVASGITDITIVVSGGKGLIQDHFRPNPALVDQLRADGKAAYADAVEEVGELSRLGHITYLDQHGPYGNGTPVLNAARNFGDEPMLVLWPDDVFVAEVPRAQQLIKAYEATNSPVLALMPMDPGDSQRYGVPVVKEDLDDGLLRITGLVEKPRPQDAPSSYAAIGGYVITPGIIDELRDQTKRWYEHRTGEVYLTDAINAYAAGRAVYGQVIHGRWYDTGNPLAYLTAQFAAALNDPEYGPHLRRLAKELEGEETGGA; translated from the coding sequence ATGGCCACGATTCGCAGGGCAGTCATTCCCGCCGCCGGACTGGGGTCCCGGCTGCTGCCGCTCACCAAGGCGACACCGAAGGAGATGCTGCCCGTCGGTGACAAGCCCGTCATCGAGCACACCGTCCGGGAGCTCGTGGCCTCGGGCATCACCGACATCACCATCGTGGTGTCCGGCGGGAAAGGCCTGATCCAGGACCACTTCCGGCCCAACCCCGCCCTGGTCGACCAGCTGCGCGCCGACGGCAAGGCCGCCTACGCGGACGCCGTCGAGGAGGTCGGCGAGCTGTCCCGGCTCGGCCACATCACCTACCTCGACCAGCACGGCCCGTACGGCAACGGCACCCCGGTCCTCAACGCCGCCCGCAACTTCGGCGACGAGCCGATGCTCGTGCTGTGGCCCGACGACGTGTTCGTCGCGGAGGTCCCGCGCGCCCAGCAGCTGATCAAGGCGTACGAGGCGACCAACTCCCCGGTCCTCGCGCTGATGCCGATGGACCCGGGCGACTCGCAGCGCTACGGCGTCCCCGTCGTCAAGGAGGACCTCGACGACGGTCTGCTCCGCATCACCGGCCTGGTCGAGAAGCCCCGCCCGCAGGACGCGCCCTCCTCGTACGCGGCCATCGGCGGCTACGTCATCACGCCCGGCATCATCGACGAACTCCGTGACCAGACCAAGCGCTGGTACGAACACCGCACCGGCGAGGTCTACCTCACCGACGCCATCAACGCCTACGCCGCCGGCCGGGCCGTCTACGGTCAGGTGATCCACGGCCGCTGGTACGACACGGGCAACCCGCTCGCCTACCTCACCGCCCAGTTCGCGGCCGCGCTCAACGACCCGGAGTACGGGCCGCACCTGCGCCGCCTGGCGAAGGAGCTGGAGGGCGAGGAGACCGGCGGGGCCTGA
- a CDS encoding YcnI family copper-binding membrane protein → MFPTRITLRRAGVVAALAVAGVLATAGAASAHVTVHPESYAKGATDGVLTFRVPNEENTASTTEVQVFLPTDHPVLGVLVTPEAGWTAKVTTTELKTPIKTDDGTITDAVSEITWSGGRIRNGEYEDFDVAFGQLPDNTDQLAFKTLQTYSDGNVVRWIETPQAGQDEPENPAPSLKLTAAAADKGSDDGAVTSPSAAASVKSDAGRASDSASDSTARGLGIAGLIVGVVGLASAAFALVRTRTSRS, encoded by the coding sequence ATGTTCCCGACACGCATCACCCTGCGCCGCGCCGGCGTCGTGGCCGCTCTCGCCGTCGCAGGCGTCCTCGCCACCGCGGGTGCCGCATCCGCGCACGTCACCGTGCACCCCGAGAGCTACGCCAAGGGCGCCACGGACGGCGTCCTGACCTTCCGGGTCCCCAACGAGGAGAACACCGCGAGCACCACCGAGGTCCAGGTCTTCCTGCCCACCGACCATCCCGTCCTCGGCGTGCTGGTCACCCCGGAGGCGGGCTGGACCGCGAAGGTCACGACGACCGAACTCAAGACACCGATCAAGACGGACGACGGGACGATCACCGACGCCGTGTCCGAGATCACCTGGTCCGGCGGCCGGATCCGCAACGGGGAGTACGAGGACTTCGACGTCGCGTTCGGCCAACTCCCCGACAACACGGATCAGCTGGCCTTCAAGACCCTCCAGACGTACTCGGACGGCAACGTCGTCCGCTGGATCGAGACGCCTCAGGCGGGACAGGACGAGCCGGAGAACCCGGCGCCGTCGCTGAAGCTGACGGCGGCAGCGGCGGACAAGGGTTCGGACGACGGGGCTGTCACGAGTCCCTCGGCAGCGGCTTCGGTGAAGAGCGACGCGGGCCGGGCCTCGGACTCGGCCAGTGACTCGACGGCTCGCGGGCTGGGGATCGCCGGGCTGATCGTGGGGGTGGTGGGCCTGGCCTCGGCGGCGTTCGCGCTGGTCAGGACCCGGACTTCACGTTCGTAG
- a CDS encoding CDP-alcohol phosphatidyltransferase family protein, producing MALNNTYEARLVQQETALGAGLQVLVLVLLGSAIGLGPAGWLTGLAFAIATWAVLSRALHRSGSKSFGPANRVTLGRATLVGGVTALVADSFVNSPPITLFVGLAAVALILDGVDGKVARRTGTCSKLGARFDMEVDAFLILVLSVYVSMSLGPWVLLIGGMRYAFVAAARALPWLNAPLPPSTARKTVAALQGILLLLAASGYLPLAATQAVAALALGTLVWSFGRDILWLYRTSRPRTAPVASLVPVEQRLRALVSEAVSR from the coding sequence GTGGCCCTGAACAACACGTACGAGGCGAGGCTGGTTCAGCAGGAGACTGCTCTGGGGGCGGGCCTGCAGGTCCTGGTGCTGGTCCTGCTCGGCTCCGCGATCGGTCTGGGCCCGGCGGGCTGGCTGACCGGACTGGCGTTCGCGATCGCCACCTGGGCCGTGCTGTCCCGCGCGCTGCACCGGTCGGGGTCCAAGTCGTTCGGCCCGGCCAACCGGGTCACCCTCGGCCGGGCGACCCTGGTCGGCGGGGTGACGGCGCTGGTCGCGGACTCCTTCGTGAACTCGCCGCCCATCACGCTGTTCGTCGGACTGGCTGCCGTGGCCCTGATCCTCGACGGCGTGGACGGCAAGGTCGCCCGGCGCACGGGCACCTGCTCGAAGCTGGGCGCGCGTTTCGACATGGAGGTCGACGCGTTCCTCATCCTGGTGCTCAGCGTGTACGTGTCGATGTCGCTGGGCCCGTGGGTCCTGCTGATCGGCGGTATGCGTTACGCCTTCGTCGCCGCGGCCCGCGCCCTGCCCTGGCTGAACGCCCCGCTCCCCCCGAGCACCGCCCGCAAGACCGTGGCCGCCCTCCAGGGCATCCTGCTCCTGCTCGCCGCCTCCGGGTACCTGCCTCTCGCGGCGACACAGGCGGTGGCGGCGCTGGCCCTGGGCACGCTGGTCTGGTCGTTCGGCCGGGACATCCTGTGGCTGTACCGGACGTCCCGCCCGCGTACGGCGCCCGTCGCGTCGCTCGTCCCGGTGGAGCAGCGGCTGCGCGCGCTGGTGTCCGAGGCCGTCTCCCGCTGA
- a CDS encoding 3-hydroxyacyl-CoA dehydrogenase NAD-binding domain-containing protein, which yields MKRAARAFWIGSPDHGEIRDVELPAPGEGEVLVRTLFSGVSRGTETLVFRGGVPVSQYAAMRAPFQEGDFPGPVKYGYLNVGVVEEGPDALTGRTVFCLYPHQTRYVVPVDAVTPVPDGVPAERAVLAGTVETAVNALWDASPLAGDRIAVVGGGMIGSSVAALIARFPGVRVQLVDADPGRAKTAEALGVDFALPGDALGECDLVVHASATEAGLARSLELLAAEGTVIELSWYGDRRVSLPLGEAFHSRRLTVRSSQVGTVSPAARPGRTYADRLALALDLLADPALDALITGECSFEELPDVLPGLASGEIPALCHRVRYPDAG from the coding sequence ATGAAGCGCGCCGCACGTGCGTTCTGGATCGGTTCGCCGGACCACGGAGAGATCCGTGACGTCGAACTGCCGGCGCCCGGCGAGGGCGAGGTACTGGTCCGCACCCTGTTCTCCGGGGTGAGCCGCGGCACGGAGACGCTCGTCTTCCGCGGCGGGGTCCCGGTCAGCCAGTACGCCGCCATGCGGGCGCCGTTCCAGGAGGGCGACTTCCCCGGTCCGGTCAAGTACGGCTATCTCAACGTCGGTGTGGTGGAGGAGGGCCCCGATGCGTTGACGGGCCGTACGGTCTTCTGCCTCTACCCGCACCAGACGCGTTACGTGGTTCCGGTGGACGCGGTGACACCGGTGCCGGACGGGGTGCCCGCCGAACGCGCGGTGCTCGCCGGGACCGTCGAGACCGCCGTGAACGCCCTGTGGGACGCTTCGCCGCTGGCCGGCGACCGGATCGCGGTGGTCGGCGGCGGGATGATCGGCTCGTCGGTCGCCGCCCTGATCGCCCGGTTTCCGGGAGTGCGCGTCCAGTTGGTGGACGCCGATCCCGGCCGGGCGAAGACCGCCGAGGCGCTCGGCGTCGACTTCGCGCTGCCCGGGGACGCCCTGGGGGAGTGCGACCTGGTCGTCCACGCCAGCGCCACGGAGGCGGGACTCGCCCGCTCGCTCGAACTCCTCGCCGCCGAGGGCACGGTGATCGAGCTGAGCTGGTACGGCGACCGGCGCGTCAGCCTGCCGCTGGGCGAGGCGTTCCACTCCCGGCGCCTCACCGTCCGCAGCAGCCAGGTGGGTACCGTCTCCCCGGCCGCGCGGCCCGGCCGCACCTACGCCGACCGGCTCGCCCTGGCCCTCGACCTGCTGGCCGACCCGGCGCTCGACGCCCTGATCACCGGTGAGTGCTCCTTCGAGGAGCTCCCGGACGTACTGCCGGGGCTGGCCTCCGGGGAGATCCCGGCGCTCTGTCATCGCGTCCGCTATCCGGACGCAGGCTGA
- a CDS encoding 6-pyruvoyl trahydropterin synthase family protein produces MFSITVRDHIMIAHSFSGEVFGPAQRLHGATFLVDATFRREQLDDDNIVVDIGLATQELGAVVSELNYRNLDNEPDFAGINTSTEFLAKVIADRLAARIEKGALGEGARGLAGLTVTLHESHVAWASYERAL; encoded by the coding sequence TTGTTCAGCATCACCGTCCGCGATCACATCATGATCGCCCACAGCTTCAGCGGAGAGGTCTTCGGACCCGCCCAGCGCCTGCACGGAGCGACATTCCTCGTCGACGCCACGTTCCGCCGTGAACAGCTGGACGACGACAACATCGTCGTCGACATCGGCCTGGCCACCCAGGAGCTCGGCGCCGTGGTGAGCGAGTTGAACTACCGCAACCTCGACAACGAGCCCGACTTCGCAGGCATCAACACCTCCACGGAGTTCCTGGCCAAGGTCATCGCCGACCGGCTCGCCGCGCGGATCGAGAAGGGCGCCCTGGGTGAGGGCGCGCGAGGCCTGGCGGGCCTCACCGTCACGCTGCACGAGTCGCACGTCGCCTGGGCCAGCTACGAGCGTGCCCTGTGA
- a CDS encoding glycosyltransferase family 4 protein: MTDTTLDRPVPLSPAATSAAPAQVQVQAHVQTTLNYVPVQNAALKNAAIIPMSLRSVHFVMPGGVDDPAKPSGGNAYDRRISLDLPGFGWQVHKHAVAGEWPRPGTDARAELARTLRELPDGTVVLLDGLVACGVPEIIVPEAERLRLAVLVHLPLGDETGLDPAVAAELDALERTTLRAVPSVIATSDWAVRRLVSHHGLAPDRVHMAAPGADIAPLASGTDGVSRLLCVAAVTPRKGQHRLVEALAAVTDLPWSCVCVGGLEQDPEYVADLRALIARHGLEDRLHLAGPQAGAQLDASYAAADLMVLTSYAETYGMAVTEALARGIPVLATDVGGLPEAVGRAPDGGVPGILVPPENPAALAAELRGWFGEADVRRRLKAAARGRRAALDGWAATARSLAGVLGRIPWEPRRAA, from the coding sequence GTGACCGACACGACCCTCGACCGTCCGGTTCCCCTCTCCCCGGCGGCCACTTCGGCCGCCCCGGCCCAGGTACAGGTACAGGCTCACGTGCAGACGACCCTCAACTACGTGCCGGTGCAGAACGCGGCCCTCAAGAACGCGGCGATCATCCCCATGTCCCTGCGCTCCGTGCACTTCGTGATGCCGGGCGGTGTCGACGACCCGGCCAAGCCGAGCGGCGGCAACGCCTACGACCGGCGGATCAGCCTCGACCTGCCCGGCTTCGGCTGGCAGGTCCACAAGCACGCCGTCGCCGGTGAGTGGCCCCGGCCCGGCACCGACGCCCGCGCGGAACTGGCGCGGACCCTGCGCGAGCTGCCGGACGGCACGGTCGTCCTGCTCGACGGCCTGGTGGCCTGCGGGGTCCCCGAGATCATCGTCCCGGAGGCCGAACGGCTGCGCCTCGCCGTGCTGGTGCACCTCCCGCTGGGCGACGAGACGGGCCTCGACCCGGCCGTCGCGGCCGAACTGGACGCCCTGGAGCGGACCACCCTGAGGGCGGTGCCCTCGGTGATCGCGACCAGCGACTGGGCCGTCCGACGCCTCGTCTCCCACCACGGACTCGCCCCGGACCGCGTGCACATGGCGGCCCCCGGCGCCGACATCGCCCCCCTCGCCTCCGGCACCGACGGCGTCTCCCGCCTCCTCTGCGTGGCCGCCGTGACCCCGCGCAAGGGCCAGCACCGCCTGGTGGAGGCGCTGGCCGCGGTGACCGACCTGCCGTGGAGCTGCGTCTGCGTCGGCGGGCTCGAACAGGACCCCGAGTACGTCGCCGACCTGCGCGCCCTGATCGCCAGGCACGGACTGGAGGACCGGCTGCACCTGGCCGGCCCCCAGGCGGGCGCCCAGCTCGACGCCAGCTACGCCGCCGCCGACCTGATGGTCCTCACCTCCTACGCGGAGACGTACGGCATGGCGGTCACCGAGGCGCTCGCGCGCGGCATCCCGGTGCTCGCCACGGACGTCGGTGGCCTCCCCGAGGCGGTCGGGCGCGCACCCGACGGCGGCGTCCCCGGCATCCTCGTACCGCCGGAGAACCCGGCGGCGCTCGCGGCGGAACTGCGCGGCTGGTTCGGCGAGGCGGACGTCCGCCGCCGGCTGAAGGCGGCGGCACGAGGCCGCCGGGCGGCCCTGGACGGCTGGGCGGCGACGGCACGGAGCCTGGCCGGTGTGCTGGGCCGGATTCCCTGGGAACCCCGGAGGGCGGCATGA